From the genome of Medicago truncatula cultivar Jemalong A17 chromosome 2, MtrunA17r5.0-ANR, whole genome shotgun sequence:
TTTAAATATTCAAGGCTAATGCTATTTGTCCTTCGAATGTGTAGTTTCAAATGTCGGATACGGATGAGTTTCGCTGCTTCATTGGTGGCCTTGCATGGTCAACGTCTGATAGAAGATTAAAAGATGCATTTGAAAAGTACGGCAAGCTTGTTGAGGCAAAggtaattaatttcatatttttactgTATTTGCTATGTTTCTTGTTTTCACCATCTTGTTACAGTTTCATACTTGTTTGTTGTTTTGCGTCATATATATGTATCCTGCTTTACTTTTGCCAACTTctgtgatttttcttttattctttgaTAACTTTGGATGAAAAATGGACACATTGAACTTATTTCTTACAAATTTAGCATACCAAACATAGGATATTGGTGATGCCCTGTTTGGATAGATAGTGTAGTTAAGCACTTATAGCATAAATGTTTTtgatataagtgcttatgtatatgCTATTTTTTATAACATCAGCTAAAATGAAGTCAACTTGTTTTCATAGATgctataagttattttcacaAGCCATCCTAGAGAGCTTCTGGACATGTCATAagatgttttcataagctctcacaaacagtctcacaagtgcttatgcagTAGATAATCTCAAATTACTCAATTCAAACAGGCCCATAATAAAATTGGGTTTCtactgaatttattttttaagttgtcATGTGACCATTGACCTTCCATGTATAATTGTATGCTTGGGATTTACTCCTCTCACTCATACAAATTACCCTTTCACTATATATATACATCCCCTGATCCTATTCCCATCACACATTTTCTTGCTAATAATCATTCATTGACATTTAAGGCGCTAAATATTTTGAGTTAGGTGGTGGTTGACAAATTCTCTGGGCGTTCTCGTGGTTTTGGGTTTGTCACATTTGATGACAAGGAAGCAATGGAAGAGGCTATTGAGGCTATGAATGGAATTGACTTGGATGGACGGACTATTACTGTTGATAAAGCCCAACCACAAGGATCTAGAGATGATGATGATCGTCACCGAGAACGTGGTCGTGACTCACGTGATCGCAATCGTAGCCGAGATTATGGAGGTAGTCGAGGGTCTAATGGTGGTGAATGCTTTAAGTGTGGTAAACCCGGTCATTTTGCAAGGGAGTGCCCCAGTGAAGGAGAAAGAGGAGGAAGGTATGTTGGCAGGGAAAGTAGATATAGTGGTGGCTATGGTCCTGATAGGAATGCAGATCGCTCTTATGGTGGGCGCGACAGGGACTCTGGTGGTCGTGACAGGGATGGTGGTGGTCGTGACAGGGATGGTGGTGGTCGTGACAGGGATGGTGGTGGTCGTGACAGGGATGGTGGTGGTCGTGACAGAGATGGTGGTGGGCGTGACAGAGATGGTGGTGGGCGTGACAGGGATGGTGGTGGGCGTGACAGGGATCGTGATCGTGCTGGACCGTATGAGCGTCGTGGATCTGGAGGCCATCGTTGATACCTTTAGCTTCATTGAGGTACTTAACATGCATTGAGTTCTACTTTTTGTACATGTTTTTCATGGTTCTGATGAAACATTTATTGTGATTTTTGCAGTTTTGAATTGGAGGGTTTCTGTGCTGCTTCAACTTTATCTTTTGATGACAGTGTCCttggatttttttatggatGTATGATATCAGTGTTTTGATTTGCTATACTTGGAAAATATATCAAACTTTTTATGTTCATAACTGTCAATCATTAGCTCTATTGAAATCTTGTGCATGTTTGAGTTATTGTCAAATATGATATTGAGCTCTATGCTATCATTATTTTCTGCTGGTTATCGTACATAGACATATTAGTTGCTGGATTTACAGCAGTGGATTGATTCAGTGTGTTGCACGTAAGTTGTGtcattcaatgtttttttttttctttctgaatgACCAAAGGAGGTGTTCCAACTCTGGTGTTTGCTTGAGCCTTAAAATACAGCCTACTTAGTCATACTCCTACTTTCTTATTATGcaacatatattttcataaaaagggGCCTACAAACAAATATTTAGGGTGTTGTTTTATACTTA
Proteins encoded in this window:
- the LOC112419513 gene encoding glycine-rich RNA-binding protein RZ1A codes for the protein MSDTDEFRCFIGGLAWSTSDRRLKDAFEKYGKLVEAKVVVDKFSGRSRGFGFVTFDDKEAMEEAIEAMNGIDLDGRTITVDKAQPQGSRDDDDRHRERGRDSRDRNRSRDYGGSRGSNGGECFKCGKPGHFARECPSEGERGGRYVGRESRYSGGYGPDRNADRSYGGRDRDSGGRDRDGGGRDRDGGGRDRDGGGRDRDGGGRDRDGGGRDRDGGGRDRDGGGRDRDRDRAGPYERRGSGGHR